A part of Scophthalmus maximus strain ysfricsl-2021 chromosome 20, ASM2237912v1, whole genome shotgun sequence genomic DNA contains:
- the nefma gene encoding neurofilament, medium polypeptide a isoform X1, whose amino-acid sequence MSYPADTIGSPFRRVMDTRSIGYGYGRTGSSSPSSGFRSQSWSRASPGSTVTASYKRSVNMPVSRAYGSVALGSADGGDYNQSSVLNGDYKRSNEKEQLQGLNDRFVVYIDKVHYLEQQNKQIEDEIQALRQKQVSRSQLGDLYDQELQELRSMLEQIHHDKTQIQLDTDHIEEDIQRLRDRFDEEARIREETEAIIRVLRKDMGDSELVKSEMEKKVQSLQDEIAFIRNNHEEEVSDLIAQIQASQVTVERKDLQKTDITEALREIRCELEGHSSQNLQQVENWFMCRYSKLTEAAEHNKDAIKSARDEISDYRRQLQSKTVELESVRGTRESLERQLNDIEDRHNSDLASLQETIHQLDNELKSTKWEMARHLREYQDLLNVKMALDIEIAAYRKLLEGEETHFSTFPYRQTVTSHKISKPKSETPKLKVQHKFVEEIIEETRVEDEKSDIDESLAEIAQELSATLGEGGDEEEEEEKEGDEAEAEGEEGAGEEEVVSATEAKVSASAPTEGEEEEEEDEGKGGDEDEEGEGEGGEEEDKEEEGEGEGEDDGEKGDDAEAGHEVEGEEGGEEEEQVEETVLCSKAPESKASPDKEKAGDKESSGGEEEAAEEPGAKEEGGDEDEDASTDKASKSGDDKEEKEDVDKGKKEDAKKVKDEKADDKSEKEVEAKAEAPKTEAAKPEVKKEEAAKTQATKPVSLKPASPKSESPKSESPKSESPKPASPKSESPKPGSPKPGSPKAESPKAESPKSESPKPGSPKAESPKSESPKAESPKAGSPKAESPKAGSPKAESPKPSSPKAESPKTESPKPESPKAESPKAESPKAESPKAESPKAESPKTETAKPDAPKAAEEKSEKKSDSTEDKKVEKNDVAMNGDIDKSSPEEEGKKDEGKDVDMVANGVDESPVKDDGSQKVVITKTVETITTGEDGLQHVTKSITVTETVKEMEEMVQETLVSTKKTEKQSTQSIKQVTEGN is encoded by the exons ATGAGTTACCCGGCGGACACGATAGGGAGTCCCTTCAGGAGAGTTATGGATACGAGGTCGATCGGCTACGGCTACGGCCgcaccggcagcagcagcccctcCAGCGGCTTCCGCTCCCAGTCCTGGTCCCGGGCAAGTCCCGGCTCCACCGTGACCGCGTCCTACAAGAGGAGCGTGAACATGCCGGTGTCCCGCGCATACGGCTCGGTGGCGCTCGGCTCCGCCGACGGCGGTGATTACAACCAGAGCTCCGTGCTGAACGGAGACTACAAGCGGTCGAACGAGAAGGAGCAACTCCAGGGGCTCAACGACCGCTTCGTCGTCTACATCGACAAGGTGCATTacctggagcagcagaacaaGCAGATCGAGGACGAGATCCAGGCGCTGCGGCAGAAGCAGGTGTCCCGCTCCCAGCTGGGGGACCTCTACgaccaggagctgcaggagctgcgcTCCATGCTGGAGCAGATCCACCACGACAAGACGCAGATCCAGCTCGACACCGACCACATCGAGGAGGACATCCAGCGGCTCAGGGACCGCTTCGACGAGGAGGCGCGCATCCGCGAGGAGACCGAGGCCATCATCCGCGTCCTGAGGAAGGACATGGGCGACTCGGAGCTGGTGAAGTCcgagatggagaagaaagttCAGTCGCTGCAGGACGAGATCGCCTTCATCCGCAACAAccacgaggaggaggtgagcgACCTCATCGCCCAGATCCAGGCGTCCCAGGTGACCGTGGAGAGGAAGGACCTGCAGAAGACGGACATCACCGAGGCGCTGCGGGAGATCCGCTGCGAGCTGGAGGGCCACTCCAGCCagaacctgcagcaggtggagaaCTGGTTCATGTGCCGCTACTCCAAACTCACCGAGGCCGCGGAGCACAACAAGGACGCCATCAAGTCCGCCCGCGACGAGATCAGCGACTACCGCCGCCAGCTGCAGTCCAAGACGGTGGAGCTGGAGTCCGTCCGCGGGACAAGGGAGTCACTGGAGAGGCAGCTGAACGACATCGAGGACCGCCACAACAGCGACCTGGCCAGTCTGCAG GAGACAATTCACCAGCTGGATAATGAGCTCAAGAGCACCAAGTGGGAGATGGCTCGTCACCTGCGCGAGTACCAGGACCTCCTCAATGTCAAGATGGCCTTGGACATTGAGATTGCTGCATACAG GAAACTCCTAGAGGGCGAGGAGACCCATTTCAGTACTTTCCCTTATCGCCAGACAGTCACCTCCCACAAAATCTCCAAGCCCAAATCAGAAACTCCCAAGCTTAAGGTGCAGCACAAGTTTGTGGAGGAGATCATCGAGGAGACGAGGGTGGAGGACGAAAAGTCCGACATTGACGAGTCCCTGGCAGAGATTGCACAAGAGCTGTCTGCCACGCTGGGAGAGGgcggagatgaggaagaggaagaggagaaagagggtgaTGAAGCAGAGGctgagggggaagagggagcaggagaggaggaagttgtAAGCGCCACTGAAGCCAAAGTAAGCGCTAGTGCACCCAccgagggggaagaggaagaggaagaggatgagggaAAAGGcggggatgaggatgaagagggggagggagaaggtggcgaggaggaagataaagaagaagaaggtgaaggggagggagaggatgatggAGAAAAGGGGGATGATGCAGAGGCAGGTCACGAGgtagaaggagaagagggaggagaggaagaggagcaagtTGAGGAGACAGTTTTGTGCTCCAAAGCTCCAGAGTCTAAAGCATCTCCCGACAAAGAGAAGGCTGGAGACAAGgagagcagcggaggagaggaagaagcagcagaggaacCTGGTGCTAAGGAGGAGggtggtgatgaagatgaagatgccAGCACTGATAAAGCATCCAAAAGTGGAGATgataaagaggaaaaggaggatgTAGACAAAGGCAAAAAGGAAGACGCGAAGAAGGTAAAAGATGAGAAGGCAGATGACAAGTCAGAAAAAGAGGTAGAGGCCAAGGCAGAAGCTCCGAAAACAGAAGCTGCAAAGCCTGAAGTCAAGAAAGAAGAGGCTGCCAAGACACAGGCAACGAAACCTGTATCCTTAAAACCTGCATCCCCCAAGTCTGAATCACCCAAATCTGAGTCTCCTAAATCTGAATCTCCAAAGCCTGCATCTCCTAAATCTGAATCTCCCAAGCCTGGATCTCCAAAGCCTGGATCTCCTAAGGCTGAGTCTCCTAAGGCTGAGTCTCCTAAGTCTGAGTCTCCAAAGCCTGGATCTCCTAAGGCTGAGTCTCCTAAGTCTGAGTCTCCAAAGGCTGAGTCTCCTAAGGCAGGCTCTCCAAAGGCTGAGTCTCCAAAGGCAGGCTCTCCAAAGGCTGAGTCTCCCAAACCCAGTTCCCCAAAAGCTGAGTCCCCCAAGACAGAATCCCCGAAACCTGAATCTCCAAAAGCTGAATCCCCAAAAGCTGAATCCCCAAAAGCTGAATCCCCAAAAGCTGAATCACCTAAAGCTGAATCCCCAAAGACTGAGACCGCCAAGCCTGACGCTCCCAAGGCTGCTGAAGAgaaatcagagaaaaagagCGACTCAACAGAAGACAAGAAGGTAGAAAAGAATGATGTTGCCATGAATGGCGATATAGACAAGAGCAGTccagaagaggaagggaagaaggacgAAGGGAAAGACGTTGACATGGTCGCTAATGGCGTGGACGAGAGCCCCGTGAAGGACGACGGCAGCCAGAAGGTGGTGATCACCAAGACTGTGGAGACGATCACCACTGGAGAAGACGGGCTCCAGCATGTCACCAAGTCTATCACCGTGACCGAGACTGTcaaggagatggaggagatggtaCAGGAGACGCTGGTCTCCACCAAGAAGACGGAGAAGCAGTCCACCCAGTCCATCAAGCAGGTGACCGAGGGCAACTGA
- the nefma gene encoding neurofilament, medium polypeptide a isoform X2 yields the protein MSYPADTIGSPFRRVMDTRSIGYGYGRTGSSSPSSGFRSQSWSRASPGSTVTASYKRSVNMPVSRAYGSVALGSADGGDYNQSSVLNGDYKRSNEKEQLQGLNDRFVVYIDKVHYLEQQNKQIEDEIQALRQKQVSRSQLGDLYDQELQELRSMLEQIHHDKTQIQLDTDHIEEDIQRLRDRFDEEARIREETEAIIRVLRKDMGDSELVKSEMEKKVQSLQDEIAFIRNNHEEEVSDLIAQIQASQVTVERKDLQKTDITEALREIRCELEGHSSQNLQQVENWFMCRYSKLTEAAEHNKDAIKSARDEISDYRRQLQSKTVELESVRGTRESLERQLNDIEDRHNSDLASLQETIHQLDNELKSTKWEMARHLREYQDLLNVKMALDIEIAAYRKLLEGEETHFSTFPYRQTVTSHKISKPKSETPKLKVQHKFVEEIIEETRVEDEKSDIDESLAEIAQELSATLGEGGDEEEEEEKEGDEAEAEGEEGAGEEEVVSATEAKVSASAPTEGEEEEEEDEGKGGDEDEEGEGEGGEEEDKEEEGEGEGEDDGEKGDDAEAGHEVEGEEGGEEEEQVEETVLCSKAPESKASPDKEKAGDKESSGGEEEAAEEPGAKEEGGDEDEDASTDKASKSGDDKEEKEDVDKGKKEDAKKVKDEKADDKSEKEVEAKAEAPKTEAAKPEVKKEEAAKTQATKPVSLKPASPKSESPKSESPKSESPKPASPKSESPKPGSPKPGSPKAESPKAESPKSESPKPGSPKAESPKSESPKAESPKAGSPKAESPKPSSPKAESPKTESPKPESPKAESPKAESPKAESPKAESPKAESPKTETAKPDAPKAAEEKSEKKSDSTEDKKVEKNDVAMNGDIDKSSPEEEGKKDEGKDVDMVANGVDESPVKDDGSQKVVITKTVETITTGEDGLQHVTKSITVTETVKEMEEMVQETLVSTKKTEKQSTQSIKQVTEGN from the exons ATGAGTTACCCGGCGGACACGATAGGGAGTCCCTTCAGGAGAGTTATGGATACGAGGTCGATCGGCTACGGCTACGGCCgcaccggcagcagcagcccctcCAGCGGCTTCCGCTCCCAGTCCTGGTCCCGGGCAAGTCCCGGCTCCACCGTGACCGCGTCCTACAAGAGGAGCGTGAACATGCCGGTGTCCCGCGCATACGGCTCGGTGGCGCTCGGCTCCGCCGACGGCGGTGATTACAACCAGAGCTCCGTGCTGAACGGAGACTACAAGCGGTCGAACGAGAAGGAGCAACTCCAGGGGCTCAACGACCGCTTCGTCGTCTACATCGACAAGGTGCATTacctggagcagcagaacaaGCAGATCGAGGACGAGATCCAGGCGCTGCGGCAGAAGCAGGTGTCCCGCTCCCAGCTGGGGGACCTCTACgaccaggagctgcaggagctgcgcTCCATGCTGGAGCAGATCCACCACGACAAGACGCAGATCCAGCTCGACACCGACCACATCGAGGAGGACATCCAGCGGCTCAGGGACCGCTTCGACGAGGAGGCGCGCATCCGCGAGGAGACCGAGGCCATCATCCGCGTCCTGAGGAAGGACATGGGCGACTCGGAGCTGGTGAAGTCcgagatggagaagaaagttCAGTCGCTGCAGGACGAGATCGCCTTCATCCGCAACAAccacgaggaggaggtgagcgACCTCATCGCCCAGATCCAGGCGTCCCAGGTGACCGTGGAGAGGAAGGACCTGCAGAAGACGGACATCACCGAGGCGCTGCGGGAGATCCGCTGCGAGCTGGAGGGCCACTCCAGCCagaacctgcagcaggtggagaaCTGGTTCATGTGCCGCTACTCCAAACTCACCGAGGCCGCGGAGCACAACAAGGACGCCATCAAGTCCGCCCGCGACGAGATCAGCGACTACCGCCGCCAGCTGCAGTCCAAGACGGTGGAGCTGGAGTCCGTCCGCGGGACAAGGGAGTCACTGGAGAGGCAGCTGAACGACATCGAGGACCGCCACAACAGCGACCTGGCCAGTCTGCAG GAGACAATTCACCAGCTGGATAATGAGCTCAAGAGCACCAAGTGGGAGATGGCTCGTCACCTGCGCGAGTACCAGGACCTCCTCAATGTCAAGATGGCCTTGGACATTGAGATTGCTGCATACAG GAAACTCCTAGAGGGCGAGGAGACCCATTTCAGTACTTTCCCTTATCGCCAGACAGTCACCTCCCACAAAATCTCCAAGCCCAAATCAGAAACTCCCAAGCTTAAGGTGCAGCACAAGTTTGTGGAGGAGATCATCGAGGAGACGAGGGTGGAGGACGAAAAGTCCGACATTGACGAGTCCCTGGCAGAGATTGCACAAGAGCTGTCTGCCACGCTGGGAGAGGgcggagatgaggaagaggaagaggagaaagagggtgaTGAAGCAGAGGctgagggggaagagggagcaggagaggaggaagttgtAAGCGCCACTGAAGCCAAAGTAAGCGCTAGTGCACCCAccgagggggaagaggaagaggaagaggatgagggaAAAGGcggggatgaggatgaagagggggagggagaaggtggcgaggaggaagataaagaagaagaaggtgaaggggagggagaggatgatggAGAAAAGGGGGATGATGCAGAGGCAGGTCACGAGgtagaaggagaagagggaggagaggaagaggagcaagtTGAGGAGACAGTTTTGTGCTCCAAAGCTCCAGAGTCTAAAGCATCTCCCGACAAAGAGAAGGCTGGAGACAAGgagagcagcggaggagaggaagaagcagcagaggaacCTGGTGCTAAGGAGGAGggtggtgatgaagatgaagatgccAGCACTGATAAAGCATCCAAAAGTGGAGATgataaagaggaaaaggaggatgTAGACAAAGGCAAAAAGGAAGACGCGAAGAAGGTAAAAGATGAGAAGGCAGATGACAAGTCAGAAAAAGAGGTAGAGGCCAAGGCAGAAGCTCCGAAAACAGAAGCTGCAAAGCCTGAAGTCAAGAAAGAAGAGGCTGCCAAGACACAGGCAACGAAACCTGTATCCTTAAAACCTGCATCCCCCAAGTCTGAATCACCCAAATCTGAGTCTCCTAAATCTGAATCTCCAAAGCCTGCATCTCCTAAATCTGAATCTCCCAAGCCTGGATCTCCAAAGCCTGGATCTCCTAAGGCTGAGTCTCCTAAGGCTGAGTCTCCTAAGTCTGAGTCTCCAAAGCCTGGATCTCCTAAGGCTGAGTCTCCTAAGTCTGAGTCTCCAAAGGCTGAGTCTCCTAAG GCAGGCTCTCCAAAGGCTGAGTCTCCCAAACCCAGTTCCCCAAAAGCTGAGTCCCCCAAGACAGAATCCCCGAAACCTGAATCTCCAAAAGCTGAATCCCCAAAAGCTGAATCCCCAAAAGCTGAATCCCCAAAAGCTGAATCACCTAAAGCTGAATCCCCAAAGACTGAGACCGCCAAGCCTGACGCTCCCAAGGCTGCTGAAGAgaaatcagagaaaaagagCGACTCAACAGAAGACAAGAAGGTAGAAAAGAATGATGTTGCCATGAATGGCGATATAGACAAGAGCAGTccagaagaggaagggaagaaggacgAAGGGAAAGACGTTGACATGGTCGCTAATGGCGTGGACGAGAGCCCCGTGAAGGACGACGGCAGCCAGAAGGTGGTGATCACCAAGACTGTGGAGACGATCACCACTGGAGAAGACGGGCTCCAGCATGTCACCAAGTCTATCACCGTGACCGAGACTGTcaaggagatggaggagatggtaCAGGAGACGCTGGTCTCCACCAAGAAGACGGAGAAGCAGTCCACCCAGTCCATCAAGCAGGTGACCGAGGGCAACTGA
- the nefla gene encoding neurofilament light polypeptide, with amino-acid sequence MSSIGYDPYYPTSSYRRWYVEAPPRVAVTRGRTHSVYSSHASPLSSSRHQYSSPGRVLRSSSSSLASSLELELNQAAQISSDFRTVRTQERGQLQELNDRFAGFIERVHELEQQNRALESELLLLRQRHSEPSRLRALYEQEARSLRSAVEEARAEQQAVLGQRDRLEQTLSALQGRYEEEVVAREEAEGRLMEARREADQAALAKAELEKSVESLLQELAFLKRIHDSELAELQAQVQMGVQVAVESEAATPDLCGALRDIRSQYERLAARNMQAAEEWFRGKVGSMTETVAQHSDAVRSSKDEAGEYRRQLQSRLLEIDACRGLNVSLETQLREMEEKQSAEIAAMQDTIGELEGELRGTKHEMARYLKEYQDLLNVKMALDIEIAAYRKLLEGEESRFSVGLGGGVSSMYSHSLSAPSFARPLLSSLSSGPSYLMTSRLLSSSFSTTEGIFSASHTQQAGASPPGEEEEEEEAEEVKEEEEAEKEEEGGEEKEEEEEGEQEEGDKEKEDEEEAKEGDEEVEGEEEGGDEEEQKEEVTEAAEDAGEKEDKEEGGETEVKEEAHDVEKTEGADDKEEDAKEVEEEEKEKEEAKKSEEKEVDAKKEEEAGAKTAPKPDDKDDAKKEKDVEKVAKPEKK; translated from the exons ATGAGTAGCATCGGGTATGACCCATACTATCCCACCTCGTCCTACAGACGCTGGTATGTGGAGGCTCCCCCTCGAGTGGCGGTGACCAGAGGGAGGACCCACTCCGTCTACTCCTCCCACGcctccccgctctcctcctcccgtcatCAGTACTCCTCTCCCGGCCGGGTGctgcgctcctcctcctcctcactggcctcctccctggagctggagctgaacCAGGCTGCCCAGATCAGCTCTGACTTTCGCACCGTGCGCACCCAAGAGCGCGGCCAGCTGCAGGAGCTCAACGACCGCTTCGCCGGCTTCATCGAGCGAGTGCAtgagctggagcagcagaaccGTGCTCTGGAgtccgagctgctgctgctgaggcagaGGCACAGTGAGCCGTCCCGTCTGAGAGCGCTGTATGAGCAAGAGGCCCGCTCCCTGCGATCAGCCGTGGAGGAGGCCAGGGCAGAGCAACAAGCTGTCCTGGGCCAGAGAGATCGACTGGAACAAACCCTGAGCGCCCTGCAGGGTCGATatgaggaggaagtggtggCTCGCGAGGAGGCAGAGGGCAGGCTGATGGAGGCCCGCCGTGAGGCCGACCAGGCTGCCTTGGCCAAGGCTGAGCTGGAGAAGAGCGTCGAAagtctgctgcaggagctggccTTCCTCAAGAGAATTCATGACAGTGAGTTGGCCGAGCTTCAGGCCCAAGTCCAGATGGGCGTCCAGGTGGCTGTGGAGTCCGAGGCCGCCACTCCGGATCTCTGCGGGGCTCTCCGGGATATCCGGTCCCAGTATGAGAGGCTGGCTGCAAGGAACATGCAGGCAGCCGAGGAGTGGTTCAGAGGGAAGGTGGGCTCCATGACCGAAACTGTGGCACAGCACAGTGACGCCGTGAGAAGCTCCAAGGACGAGGCAGGGGAGTACCGACGCCAGCTCCAGTCCCGCCTGCTGGAGATTGATGCATGCAGAGGCCTCAATGTATCCCTGGAGACACAGCTGCgtgagatggaggagaagcagagtgCTGAGATAGCTGCCATGCAG GACACCATCGGAGAGTTGGAGGGCGAGCTGAGGGGCACCAAACATGAAATGGCACGCTACCTGAAGGAGTACCAGGACCTTCTGAATGtcaagatggcgctggacaTTGAGATCGCTGCATACAG GAAGCTGCTGGAAGGCGAGGAGTCTCGCTTCAGCGTTGGACTTGGTGGCGGAGTGTCCTCTATGTACAGCCACAGTTTGTCGGCGCCCTCCTTCGCCCGGCCCCTCCTCTCCAGCCTGAGCTCCGGCCCCTCATACCTGATGACGTCCCGCCTGCTCAGCTCCAGCTTCAGCACCACAGAGGGGATCTTCTCCGCAAGCCACACCCAACAAGCAGGGGCCAGCCCtccaggggaggaggaagaggaggaggaggcagaggaggtaaaggaggaagaagaggcagagaaggaggaagagggaggagaggagaaggaggaggaagaagagggagaacaggaggaaggagataaagagaaggaagatgaagaggaggctaaagaaggagatgaagaggttgagggggaagaagagg gtggtgatgaggaggagcaaaAGGAAGAGGTGACAGAAGCTGCTGAAGATGCGGGTGAGAAAGAGgacaaagaagaaggaggggagaCTGAAGTCAAAGAGGAAGCTCATGATGTGGAAAAAACCGAAGGAGCtgatgacaaagaagaagatgcaaaagaagtagaggaagaagaaaaagagaaggaagaagcaAAAAAGAGCGAAGAGAAGGAAGTCGATGccaagaaggaagaggaggcaggtgCCAAAACTGCTCCAAAACCAGACGACAAAGATGACGCCAAAAAGGAGAAAGATGTCGAAAAGGTGGCCAAACCGGAGAAGAAGTGA
- the pgam2 gene encoding phosphoglycerate mutase 2, which produces MTAVHRLVIVRHGESSWNQENRFCGWFDADLSEKGVGEATRGAKAIKDAGLKFDVCYTSVLKRAVKTLWTIMEGTDQMWLPVIRTWRLNERHYGGLTGLNKAETAEKHGEEQVKIWRRSFDIPPPPMDKDHAYNKIISESRRYKGLKPGELPTCESLKDTIARALPFWNDVIAPEIKAGKNVIIAAHGNSLRGIVKHLEGMSDAAIMELNLPTGIPIVYELDADLRPVKPMSFLGDEETVKKAMEAVAAQGKAKK; this is translated from the exons ATGACTGCCGTGCATCGTTTGGTTATCGTCCGCCACGGCGAGAGCTCCTGGAACCAAGAGAACCGCTTCTGCGGCTGGTTCGATGCCGACCTCAGTGAGAAGGGTGTCGGGGAGGCCACGCGGGGCGCCAAGGCCATCAAGGACGCGGGCCTCAAGTTCGACGTGTGCTACACCTCCGTGCTGAAGCGCGCCGTCAAGACCCTGTGGACCATCATGGAGGGCACGGACCAGATGTGGCTGCCCGTGATCCGCACCTGGCGTCTGAACGAGCGCCACTACGGAGGCCTCACCGGTCTCAACAAGGCCGAGACGGCCGAGAAGCACGGCGAGGAGCAGGTGAAGATCTGGCGCCGTTCGTTCGACATCCCACCTCCACCCATGGACAAGGACCACGCCTACAACAAAATCATCAGTGAG TCCCGGCGCTACAAGGGCCTGAAGCCCGGCGAGCTGCCCACGTGCGAGTCGCTGAAGGACACCATCGCCCGTGCCCTGCCTTTCTGGAATGACGTCATTGCACCCGAAATCAAGGCCGGGAAGAACGTTATCATCGCTGCCCATGGCAACAGCCTCCGTGGCATCGTCAAGCACTTGGAGG GCATGTCTGATGCGGCCATCATGGAGCTGAACCTGCCCACAGGAATCCCCATCGTGTACGAGCTGGACGCGGACCTGAGGCCCGTCAAGCCCATGTCTTTCCTCGGCGACGAGGAAACCGTGAAGAAGGCCATGGAGGCCGTGGCCGCCCAGGGTAAAGCCAAGAAGTAA